CCTTTTCATCTGTGTAAAGCCGCATCAATTCTATGATGTTCTTTCTGAAAATAAAAAGTTTATATCCAAACATAAACTCGTGGTCTCGATCACAAGCCCCATTTCCTGTGAACAAATTGAAAACCTGCTTGATTGCAGTGTAGCCCGCGCCATTCCAAGCATCACAAACCGGGCCCTTTCAGGAACCTCATTGATCACATTTGGTTCGAAATGCCACACGGAATACAAAGAGAAACTCTTATCATTGATGTCGTTTATCTCTAAACCAGTGATCATCGATGAAAATGTGACACGCATCTCATCCGATATCGCAAGCTGCGGCCCGGCATTCATTGGGTATCTCGTGCAATGTTTTGTTGACAGTTCCATTAAAAAAACTGATTTGACAAAAAACCAGGCGACATTGCTTGCCAGTGAAATGATTATTGGAATGGGAAAATTGCTGGAGAACGAAGTGTTTTCATTGCCTTCACTCATTGAGAAAGTTTGCGTGAAGGGCGGAATCACTGGTGAAGGAATAAGAATATTGAACGAGGGAGCAGGTGATGTTTTCGATAAAGTCATAGACCGTACGCATGCAAAATACCACGATGAGTGTGAAAAAATCAGTGAACAATTTGAGGTAAAAGAGGAATTAAAGTAATCATTCGGCAGCATTT
This genomic stretch from Fictibacillus marinisediminis harbors:
- the comER gene encoding late competence protein ComER, which encodes MKLGFIGTGNMGSILVSSFIESSAVQPSRIMVTNRTLSKAERLQSAHPKLRVGATAEEVIRFADILFICVKPHQFYDVLSENKKFISKHKLVVSITSPISCEQIENLLDCSVARAIPSITNRALSGTSLITFGSKCHTEYKEKLLSLMSFISKPVIIDENVTRISSDIASCGPAFIGYLVQCFVDSSIKKTDLTKNQATLLASEMIIGMGKLLENEVFSLPSLIEKVCVKGGITGEGIRILNEGAGDVFDKVIDRTHAKYHDECEKISEQFEVKEELK